The proteins below come from a single Desulfovibrio inopinatus DSM 10711 genomic window:
- a CDS encoding TIR domain-containing protein, whose amino-acid sequence MTSHEFSPPRVFVSYSRSDGRECAEDFEEKIQKDELTSWRDLKSVVGGEDIRPQVLRAIEESEHLVLILTECALHSDWVKREWTHARKHGVMVSPILADHSITRSDLPHWARRAEIYDLSEPERWNKLVQVLQGPGKTRRVSYMTGPSTANYVCRCKEYETLKQAVMENGDNVVGLTTALQGAGGYGKTTLANALCRDDDVQFEFSDGILRVDVGKECKSVLPQINDLLAKLNPDGKRTAFEDINIAAEHLGEILGEARILLVIDDVWREGQLSPFLRGGPKCVRLVTTRIPASLPAGAIPVPVDEMQANESLALLQWGLPHSDNACDSRLRQLAKRLEHWAQLLEMANGWLRSRVDRGERLGQAIENFEKRLNMKGLTAFDPKKPEDRNKAVAACIEASLEELDTEERVRFTTLAILPEDVVVPLTVPIRLWEQTENLDELDSEDFLDRLAALSLLQNYDLDSQTLHLHDNILWYLRDSISKETLIEYHAAMVEALARQCNITGDWKTLPADNDYGWRFCLYHLRAAGQIAEADALLTDYAWIKRKLEVRGSQELWESYRLYATDPDAQLIGRALALSIPVLSERPNQLPLQLWGRLKERSDAPKIQALVDHAAQDADFYPKPRWPGLTPPGAELVRLVGHTESVSSAAFSPDGRLIVTASYDETACIWETDSGELMATLRGHEGWVNCAAFSPDGRRILTVDNTTIHIRDTTTGEHLMALSGHGHVINYATFSSYGRRIVTASKDKTARIWETESGRLITILRGHEADVISADFSPDGRQIVTASWDNTARVWDTDFDEGIAALRGHERAITSVAFSLDGRKIVTASRDKATRIWGASSGELLGTLRGHEKGINSSVFSPDGRLIATASVDCTACIGDLDSNRVITTLRGHTHQALSVDFSPTNSRWIVTASADTTARIWDTDTGEHLRTLCGHEDWICCVAFFPDGKRILTASDDKTIRIWDADSGKQIMILLGHEDWIRVASFSPDGKWIVTTSKDATARIWNADSCEHVTTLRGHADWVCSAAFSPDGRRIITTSMDTTARIWEADTGEQMTILRGHEGSVFRAAFFLDGTRIVTVSGDKTARIWETDTGEELACIVLDAVPSKLDIYNNAIALGDGLGRIHIFDYDPDLLNNKG is encoded by the coding sequence ATGACCAGCCACGAATTCAGCCCACCACGTGTATTCGTCTCCTACTCACGGTCTGACGGACGTGAGTGTGCCGAGGATTTTGAAGAGAAGATTCAAAAGGATGAATTGACTTCTTGGCGTGACCTGAAAAGTGTGGTCGGGGGTGAAGATATTCGACCTCAAGTGTTGCGAGCTATTGAAGAATCGGAACATCTCGTCCTGATTTTGACGGAATGCGCTCTTCATTCCGATTGGGTGAAGCGGGAGTGGACGCATGCGAGAAAACATGGGGTCATGGTCAGTCCCATTCTTGCCGACCACAGCATAACGCGGTCTGATTTGCCCCACTGGGCACGGCGAGCAGAAATTTATGATCTGAGCGAACCCGAACGCTGGAACAAGCTTGTTCAGGTTCTTCAAGGTCCGGGGAAAACCCGGCGAGTCTCGTATATGACCGGACCAAGCACGGCCAACTATGTGTGCCGTTGTAAAGAATATGAAACGTTAAAACAGGCCGTGATGGAAAACGGGGACAATGTCGTCGGCCTGACGACCGCTCTCCAGGGCGCTGGCGGATATGGCAAAACCACGCTCGCCAATGCTCTTTGCCGCGATGATGATGTTCAATTTGAGTTTTCTGATGGAATTCTACGCGTTGATGTTGGCAAGGAATGCAAAAGTGTCTTGCCACAGATCAATGACCTTTTGGCGAAATTGAATCCGGACGGTAAGCGAACGGCATTTGAAGATATCAATATCGCGGCAGAACATTTGGGCGAAATTTTGGGTGAAGCGCGGATTTTACTGGTGATTGACGATGTCTGGCGCGAGGGCCAACTCTCGCCGTTTTTACGGGGAGGCCCGAAATGCGTTCGGCTTGTCACAACGCGTATCCCGGCAAGTTTGCCCGCAGGAGCGATTCCTGTTCCCGTCGATGAGATGCAAGCCAATGAATCACTTGCTCTGCTCCAGTGGGGGCTTCCTCATTCGGATAACGCATGTGATTCCCGTTTACGTCAATTGGCAAAACGGCTCGAACATTGGGCGCAATTGCTGGAAATGGCGAATGGCTGGTTGCGAAGTCGCGTTGATCGAGGAGAGCGGCTTGGGCAGGCTATTGAGAATTTTGAAAAACGTCTCAACATGAAAGGTCTTACCGCTTTTGATCCCAAAAAGCCGGAGGACAGGAATAAGGCTGTTGCGGCCTGTATTGAGGCCAGCTTGGAAGAGCTTGATACTGAAGAGCGAGTCCGGTTTACAACTTTAGCCATCTTGCCGGAAGATGTTGTCGTGCCTTTAACCGTGCCGATACGTTTATGGGAGCAAACAGAAAATTTGGATGAATTAGACAGCGAAGACTTTCTTGATCGTCTTGCTGCATTGTCTCTCTTGCAAAATTATGACTTAGATTCCCAAACCCTTCACCTCCATGACAATATCCTCTGGTATCTCCGCGATTCCATCAGCAAAGAGACGCTGATCGAATACCACGCCGCCATGGTCGAAGCGCTAGCCAGGCAATGCAATATCACAGGGGACTGGAAGACATTGCCAGCCGATAATGACTACGGCTGGCGCTTTTGTCTCTACCACCTCCGTGCTGCCGGACAGATCGCTGAAGCCGATGCGCTTTTAACGGATTACGCCTGGATTAAACGCAAATTGGAAGTCCGTGGCTCGCAAGAATTATGGGAGTCGTATCGACTTTACGCAACCGATCCTGACGCCCAACTCATTGGCCGAGCGCTGGCTTTGTCTATCCCTGTCTTGTCAGAGCGTCCCAACCAACTCCCCCTACAACTCTGGGGGCGGCTCAAAGAACGTTCCGATGCTCCCAAAATCCAAGCGCTTGTGGATCACGCCGCCCAAGATGCTGATTTTTACCCCAAACCACGCTGGCCCGGTTTGACTCCTCCAGGAGCTGAGTTGGTTCGGCTTGTTGGGCATACTGAATCAGTAAGTAGTGCGGCCTTCTCTCCCGACGGCAGGCTGATCGTCACGGCGTCATATGATGAGACGGCATGCATTTGGGAAACCGACTCTGGCGAACTGATGGCGACTTTGCGCGGACATGAAGGTTGGGTAAACTGCGCGGCGTTCTCCCCCGACGGCAGGAGAATCCTAACGGTAGATAACACAACGATACACATTAGGGACACGACTACTGGCGAACATCTCATGGCTCTGAGTGGACATGGGCATGTAATAAATTACGCGACTTTTTCCTCTTACGGTCGGAGGATCGTCACAGCTTCAAAAGACAAGACGGCACGCATTTGGGAAACGGAATCCGGCAGACTAATTACAATTTTACGCGGGCATGAAGCTGATGTAATCAGTGCGGACTTCTCTCCCGACGGTCGCCAGATAGTCACGGCATCCTGGGACAACACGGCACGCGTTTGGGATACTGACTTCGACGAAGGTATAGCTGCTCTACGCGGACATGAACGTGCGATAACCAGTGTGGCCTTCTCGCTTGATGGCAGGAAGATCGTCACGGCTTCAAGGGACAAGGCGACGCGTATTTGGGGGGCGAGTTCCGGCGAATTATTGGGCACTTTGCGAGGCCATGAGAAAGGGATAAACAGCTCAGTCTTCTCTCCCGATGGCCGGCTGATTGCCACGGCTTCAGTAGACTGTACTGCATGCATTGGAGATTTGGACTCCAACCGAGTAATTACTACTCTGCGCGGACATACACATCAAGCTCTTAGCGTGGATTTTTCTCCTACGAACAGTAGGTGGATCGTTACGGCTTCAGCTGACACGACAGCTCGAATTTGGGATACGGACACAGGCGAACATCTTAGGACTTTGTGCGGGCATGAGGATTGGATTTGTTGCGTGGCTTTCTTCCCCGACGGGAAGCGGATCTTGACCGCTTCAGATGACAAGACGATACGCATTTGGGATGCGGATTCCGGCAAGCAGATTATGATTCTGCTCGGGCATGAAGATTGGATACGCGTAGCGTCTTTTTCTCCCGATGGGAAGTGGATCGTCACGACATCAAAGGATGCAACGGCACGTATTTGGAATGCAGACTCCTGTGAACACGTAACAACTTTGCGCGGACATGCAGATTGGGTCTGCAGCGCGGCCTTCTCGCCTGACGGAAGGCGGATCATCACGACATCAATGGACACGACGGCACGAATTTGGGAGGCCGACACCGGCGAACAGATGACTATTTTGCGCGGACATGAAGGTTCGGTATTCCGCGCGGCCTTCTTCCTCGACGGCACGCGGATCGTCACGGTCTCAGGAGACAAGACGGCACGCATTTGGGAGACAGACACCGGCGAAGAATTAGCCTGCATTGTCCTTGATGCTGTCCCGTCGAAATTAGATATTTATAACAACGCCATCGCCCTTGGTGATGGCCTAGGCAGAATTCACATTTTCGACTACGACCCCGACCTTCTCAATAACAAAGGATAA
- a CDS encoding RipA family octameric membrane protein, which produces MPEAEDQIQAQKFELYKLYVSTVEKVSDRRAQANAWMLSVNSALIGLYGFLDKKPVSGEKTSLVWMLAIPIAGVLVCLTWKALLESFHKLNDAKFRLLHEIERDLPLALFKREQDIYRGLGRRHLSGIEARVPYCFIALYGVLALANVV; this is translated from the coding sequence ATGCCTGAAGCTGAAGATCAAATCCAAGCGCAGAAGTTCGAGTTGTACAAGCTCTATGTGAGCACCGTCGAGAAGGTGAGTGATCGGCGGGCGCAGGCGAATGCGTGGATGTTGAGTGTGAATAGTGCATTGATTGGGTTGTATGGTTTTTTGGACAAAAAACCGGTGTCGGGCGAAAAGACGTCGTTGGTGTGGATGTTGGCCATTCCCATCGCCGGGGTTTTGGTGTGTCTGACCTGGAAAGCCTTGCTTGAGTCGTTCCACAAGCTTAATGACGCAAAGTTTCGCTTGCTCCATGAAATCGAGCGTGATCTGCCTTTGGCGTTGTTTAAGCGCGAACAAGATATCTATCGCGGCCTCGGTCGTCGTCACTTGTCTGGCATTGAAGCGCGCGTGCCATATTGTTTTATTGCGCTATATGGTGTTCTTGCCCTGGCGAATGTGGTGTGA
- the nikA gene encoding nickel ABC transporter substrate-binding protein, protein MVRYVLSFLLAMGFVLTGGSVFAENHELVFSWQVNAGPLNPHLYSPNQMYAQNMVYEPLVKYGENGNIVPCLAESWSISPDGKTYTFTLRDGVQYTDGTPFDAPSVVKNFEAVLANFKRHKWLELVNRIESVEAPDDSTFVLHLKAPYYPTLQELALIRPLRFLSPKAFPESGNTTEGIKAPVGTGPWILKESRLGEYDLFVRNEKYWGLKPKIDSVRVMVISDPNSRLTAYETGTVGLIYGPGGHAAGQISLDAFKALSADTSNITATSGGMGTRALCLNSNYGPTKELAVRRAILHAVDKDAFVKGIFLDAEKRADTLFAPDIPYCNLGLQPYAFDRNKAARLLDEAGWKLPAGETVRVKDGQPLAIEICFVGNDALQKAVVELLQGELAKVGIAVTLLGDEPDAFSRRQQDGTFGMIFNDTWGPPYEPHAMVSSMRVPSHADYQAQVGLPMKKDIDAKIDQVFTTTDEASRSALYRDILTTLHDQAVYLPLTYMTNIMVHKNDLIVPGFALIKEVVPFEEMSWQ, encoded by the coding sequence ATGGTGCGCTATGTCCTTTCCTTTCTTCTCGCAATGGGCTTTGTCCTGACAGGAGGCTCGGTCTTTGCGGAGAATCATGAATTGGTTTTCTCCTGGCAGGTCAATGCCGGTCCGCTCAACCCTCACCTGTATTCTCCCAACCAGATGTATGCCCAGAACATGGTGTATGAACCATTGGTGAAATATGGGGAGAATGGAAATATCGTCCCGTGCTTGGCTGAATCATGGAGTATTTCCCCTGATGGGAAAACGTATACGTTTACGTTGCGTGATGGAGTTCAGTATACGGACGGCACGCCATTCGATGCCCCCTCTGTGGTGAAAAATTTCGAGGCTGTGTTGGCCAATTTCAAACGTCACAAATGGCTGGAACTCGTCAATAGAATCGAGTCGGTCGAAGCCCCCGATGACAGCACGTTTGTTTTACACCTCAAAGCGCCGTATTATCCTACGCTTCAAGAACTCGCTCTCATTCGTCCCTTGCGGTTTCTTTCACCCAAAGCCTTTCCGGAGAGTGGCAATACGACTGAAGGGATCAAAGCGCCTGTGGGGACGGGGCCCTGGATTTTGAAAGAATCGCGACTCGGAGAGTACGATCTCTTTGTGCGGAATGAGAAGTATTGGGGACTAAAACCCAAAATCGATTCTGTTCGGGTCATGGTGATCAGTGACCCCAATTCACGGCTTACAGCCTATGAAACCGGGACGGTGGGGCTCATCTATGGGCCTGGGGGACACGCTGCCGGTCAAATCAGCCTGGACGCTTTCAAAGCACTGTCGGCAGATACAAGCAATATTACGGCGACATCGGGCGGCATGGGAACTCGAGCTCTTTGTCTCAATTCAAATTATGGTCCGACGAAAGAGCTGGCCGTGCGGCGTGCGATTTTGCATGCCGTGGATAAGGACGCGTTTGTGAAGGGGATTTTTCTCGACGCGGAAAAACGCGCCGATACGTTGTTTGCCCCCGATATTCCATATTGCAACCTGGGGCTTCAACCGTATGCATTCGATAGGAATAAAGCCGCACGTTTGCTTGATGAAGCCGGGTGGAAACTTCCTGCCGGTGAAACCGTCCGTGTAAAAGACGGTCAACCTCTTGCGATCGAGATATGCTTCGTGGGCAACGATGCCTTACAGAAGGCTGTCGTTGAACTGTTGCAAGGTGAGTTGGCGAAAGTCGGCATTGCCGTAACGCTTCTCGGCGACGAGCCCGACGCGTTTTCAAGACGCCAGCAGGACGGGACGTTTGGCATGATATTCAATGATACGTGGGGCCCTCCGTATGAACCGCACGCCATGGTCAGCAGCATGCGCGTCCCGTCTCACGCCGACTATCAAGCCCAAGTCGGGTTGCCCATGAAAAAGGATATCGACGCCAAGATCGATCAGGTTTTCACAACGACCGACGAAGCATCCCGGTCCGCTCTCTACCGAGATATTCTGACCACATTGCACGATCAGGCCGTCTATCTGCCGCTTACATATATGACGAATATCATGGTTCATAAGAATGATTTAATCGTTCCTGGGTTTGCCCTCATTAAAGAAGTTGTACCGTTCGAGGAGATGTCGTGGCAATGA
- the nikB gene encoding nickel ABC transporter permease subunit NikB, with product MLKYIVRRLALLPVLLLAMSLVIFCILRWAPGDPAQSYLRLSRIPPTAENLAMARETLGLDKPIGVQYADWLSKAVHLDFGRSYMTGRPVIDEMLYYLPATLELAAASLGITLVFSTLMGVWAALRKDSIEDHLTRLFAFSGVSIPNFWLGFLLVWLFSVELGWLPPLGRGGISHLILPAFTLAVMSLAVNTRLIRASMLETMHHRFVLYARMRGVSERVVVWKHMFVNALIPILTATGMHIGELLGGAVVVEVVFAWPGVGHYAVSSIYNRDFPVLQCFMLVMTTIFVTCNLVVDIAYAVADPRIRLSGSRGQS from the coding sequence GTGTTAAAGTATATCGTGCGCCGTCTCGCACTGTTACCTGTGTTGCTTTTGGCCATGTCACTCGTGATTTTCTGCATCCTTCGATGGGCTCCAGGCGATCCGGCTCAATCGTATTTACGGCTGTCCCGGATTCCGCCAACGGCTGAAAATCTCGCTATGGCGCGAGAGACCTTGGGCTTGGATAAACCCATCGGCGTGCAATACGCGGACTGGTTGTCAAAGGCTGTCCATCTCGATTTCGGCCGCTCCTATATGACGGGGCGGCCCGTCATCGATGAAATGCTGTATTATCTGCCCGCCACCTTGGAATTGGCCGCCGCATCCCTTGGTATTACGCTGGTCTTTTCCACGTTGATGGGTGTTTGGGCGGCATTACGCAAAGATAGTATTGAAGATCATCTCACGCGTCTGTTTGCCTTCAGTGGCGTTTCCATTCCGAACTTTTGGCTGGGATTTCTCCTTGTCTGGCTCTTTTCCGTGGAGCTCGGTTGGTTGCCTCCTCTCGGGAGAGGCGGAATATCCCATCTGATTTTACCTGCTTTTACGCTGGCGGTCATGTCTCTGGCTGTCAATACACGACTCATCCGGGCGAGTATGCTGGAAACCATGCACCACCGCTTTGTTCTTTATGCTCGCATGCGCGGCGTATCGGAGCGTGTTGTTGTCTGGAAGCATATGTTCGTCAATGCACTTATCCCGATCCTGACGGCTACGGGCATGCATATCGGTGAATTGTTGGGCGGTGCGGTCGTGGTGGAAGTGGTTTTTGCCTGGCCGGGGGTGGGACATTACGCCGTATCCAGCATCTACAATCGGGACTTTCCTGTGTTGCAATGTTTCATGCTGGTTATGACCACTATTTTTGTTACGTGTAATCTTGTCGTGGATATTGCTTATGCGGTAGCCGACCCACGAATCCGCCTTTCCGGCAGCAGGGGACAGTCATGA
- the nikC gene encoding nickel ABC transporter permease subunit NikC, producing MIHALWSRKVLVAAIVILVVLLSMAAFAPWLATTNPNLTDISRKLEPPSLSEPFGTDHLGRSIYSRILYGARASLGSVAIIVCTILVLSFAVGGLSGYCGGAIDASIMRMCDVVLTFPTFILALFLIGVLGTGLINVIIAIVFTHWAWYARMVRGMVLQQRHREHVLAAHVAGARSIPLFIRHILPPVLAQMAVLATLDVGHMMLHVSGLSFLGLGVQPPTPEWGVMIGDARQYLRTAPQLMLIPGAMIFLSVMAFNLLGDALRDHLDPHIQEELDHGH from the coding sequence ATGATACATGCCCTATGGAGTCGTAAAGTGCTCGTGGCCGCGATTGTCATCCTCGTAGTACTCTTATCTATGGCTGCATTCGCGCCGTGGCTTGCGACGACGAATCCCAACCTGACCGATATCAGCCGAAAGCTGGAGCCGCCAAGTCTGTCGGAACCGTTTGGAACCGACCACTTGGGCCGCTCTATTTATTCGCGTATCCTTTACGGGGCTCGCGCATCTCTGGGGTCCGTCGCCATTATTGTTTGTACCATCCTCGTGCTTTCCTTTGCAGTCGGCGGTCTCTCCGGCTACTGCGGGGGCGCGATCGACGCCAGCATTATGCGCATGTGCGACGTGGTCCTGACCTTTCCAACATTTATCCTCGCGCTGTTCCTTATTGGGGTTTTAGGAACGGGCTTAATCAACGTGATTATCGCGATCGTCTTTACACACTGGGCCTGGTATGCACGTATGGTACGTGGTATGGTGCTGCAACAGCGTCATCGAGAACACGTCTTAGCGGCACACGTTGCCGGGGCGCGCAGTATTCCATTGTTTATACGTCACATCTTGCCCCCGGTACTCGCGCAAATGGCAGTGCTTGCGACATTGGACGTTGGCCATATGATGCTCCATGTTTCCGGACTGTCCTTTTTGGGACTCGGAGTCCAACCTCCCACGCCCGAATGGGGGGTGATGATCGGCGATGCCCGGCAATATTTACGCACGGCCCCACAGCTTATGCTGATCCCAGGAGCCATGATTTTCCTCTCCGTCATGGCATTCAATCTCCTTGGGGACGCCTTGCGTGATCATCTTGACCCCCACATTCAAGAGGAGCTCGATCATGGCCACTGA
- a CDS encoding ATP-binding cassette domain-containing protein yields MATEPLLAIHNLCVDVVSSGRSKSVIKQVGLSLSAGQVLCLIGESGCGKSMTCLSVMDLLPAKAVIVEGTIQYKGRPTFRCGKDVGMMPQNPSSCFDPVFSIKSHFRETLAAHGLSEKKHWNTVLQALSDAGFHDPESVLPLFPFQMSGGMLQRVMIALAMVTSPGVLLADEPTTDLDMPAQSMVLDLLDHLRRERNIGLLLVTHDLSVVARIADTVAVMRDGRIVESGSVQRIFDAPTHPYTVTLLDAHFALHHAFADAHQEGATL; encoded by the coding sequence ATGGCCACTGAGCCGCTTTTGGCGATCCACAATCTGTGCGTCGACGTGGTGTCGAGTGGTCGCTCCAAATCCGTCATCAAGCAGGTGGGCCTGTCCCTTTCCGCCGGCCAGGTTCTCTGCTTGATTGGCGAAAGCGGGTGCGGCAAGTCTATGACCTGCCTGAGTGTGATGGATCTTTTACCGGCAAAGGCCGTTATTGTTGAAGGTACGATTCAGTACAAAGGGCGGCCAACTTTTCGATGTGGAAAGGATGTCGGCATGATGCCGCAAAACCCTTCCAGTTGTTTTGACCCGGTATTTTCCATTAAAAGTCATTTTCGTGAAACGCTCGCCGCACACGGTTTGTCTGAAAAAAAGCACTGGAACACAGTCTTGCAGGCGCTTTCCGATGCCGGTTTTCATGATCCCGAATCGGTGTTGCCGCTTTTTCCCTTTCAGATGAGCGGTGGTATGTTGCAGCGCGTCATGATTGCTTTGGCTATGGTGACTTCGCCCGGTGTGTTGTTGGCAGATGAACCGACGACCGATCTGGATATGCCCGCACAATCCATGGTACTTGATTTGCTCGATCATCTTCGCCGTGAACGCAACATCGGATTGTTGCTTGTTACCCATGATCTTTCCGTTGTGGCCAGAATAGCGGATACTGTCGCCGTCATGCGCGACGGTCGCATTGTGGAGTCGGGATCGGTTCAACGTATTTTCGATGCACCGACACATCCCTACACGGTAACTCTTCTTGATGCGCATTTCGCTTTGCACCACGCCTTTGCCGACGCTCACCAAGAGGGAGCCACGCTATGA
- a CDS encoding ATP-binding cassette domain-containing protein, which yields MTLLETSHVQKVYRQGGFFSRGKQVEVLTDVSLYLDRGECLGLVGRSGCGKSTLGRLFLGLERPDAGVVRYKGHDIATLRGADWWTYRRNVQVVFQDFVGAVNPRMRVGDIIAEPLRNFGQSRSSALRQQVPELLEMVGLRASDAGKLPAHCSGGQLQRVCIARAMALNPEIVVLDESVSSLDMLVQAQVMELLAKLGREHGMSILFISHDLRVVSRLSNRVAVLQHGHIVECAPCVDGRADLTSEGFRELANSLLPAKPQGMEASCYDSMSSQVRSNAVEVGY from the coding sequence ATGACACTTCTCGAAACATCCCATGTCCAAAAAGTTTATCGGCAAGGTGGGTTCTTCAGTCGCGGTAAGCAGGTCGAAGTACTGACAGACGTTTCTTTATATCTTGATCGTGGTGAATGCCTGGGGCTGGTGGGGCGGAGTGGGTGCGGTAAATCAACGCTTGGCCGGCTTTTTCTTGGGCTTGAACGGCCAGACGCCGGTGTTGTGCGTTATAAAGGGCATGATATTGCAACGCTTCGTGGGGCGGATTGGTGGACATACCGACGCAACGTCCAAGTCGTTTTCCAGGATTTTGTCGGTGCGGTGAATCCACGCATGCGGGTGGGAGACATCATTGCCGAGCCCTTACGTAATTTCGGCCAATCCAGGAGTTCGGCATTGCGTCAGCAGGTGCCGGAGCTGTTGGAAATGGTTGGACTTCGTGCTTCGGATGCCGGTAAACTCCCTGCCCATTGCAGTGGAGGCCAATTGCAACGGGTTTGTATCGCACGCGCCATGGCGCTGAACCCGGAAATTGTGGTCCTCGACGAATCCGTCAGTTCGCTCGATATGCTTGTGCAGGCGCAAGTCATGGAGTTGCTTGCGAAACTCGGCCGGGAACACGGAATGAGCATCCTTTTTATTTCGCATGACTTACGCGTCGTCTCCAGACTAAGTAACCGCGTCGCTGTGCTGCAACATGGTCATATTGTAGAATGCGCCCCCTGTGTTGACGGCCGAGCTGATCTCACAAGCGAAGGCTTCCGCGAACTCGCCAACTCACTCCTGCCGGCCAAGCCGCAGGGGATGGAAGCTTCCTGTTATGACTCGATGAGTTCGCAGGTCCGGAGCAACGCCGTCGAGGTCGGGTATTGA